The Salvelinus fontinalis isolate EN_2023a chromosome 31, ASM2944872v1, whole genome shotgun sequence genome has a window encoding:
- the LOC129829917 gene encoding nuclear envelope integral membrane protein 1-like, with product MAGFMKWKNGPLSEIVFLIVLFCILSTQQTSGSKINIVNIKDGQESAKTGSNHYCYLNPIVPGWKETWTRIQVRVWSSKQLKVTVVEDEEKLQELEHFSVWGLVQYLMHEQTNETTLSISLFSPKTCFKIKPIDPVAIYTVKPTRKFDIFLFVTFLAGVLLFIFADSLSRSQVFYYSAGMSTGMIASLIILIFVMARFLPKKSPFYVVIVGGWSFSVYVIQLVFRNLQLILREHWHVAFGYAAVVGFISFAVCYRHGPLVEKRSINILSWTLQFFGLLLIYAGIQVQQVALATIIATFCSKNLEYPVSLLLLAWNKVKPTLRWKPEPRRLLTEEEFQKQGEEETQRALEELRKYCSSPDFSTWKTVSRLQSPKRFADFVEGSPHLISNEVSVHAQEYGSFFEDDFFDTDEDNDEENMVNGLKRGDLGWNDRDL from the exons ATGGCGGGATTCATGAAATGGAAAAATGGACCTCTCTCCGAAATAGTTTTTCTAATTGTGCTTTTTTGTATATTAAGTACGCAACAAACCTCAG GAAGTAAGATCAACATAGTCAATATCAAAGATGGCCAAGAGTCTGCCAAAACAGGGTCAAATCACTACTGCTATCTCAACCCTATTGTCCCAGGTTGGAAGGAAACATGGACAAGAATCCAG GTTCGAGTATGGAGCTCAAAACAGCTGAAGGTAACTGTTGTGGAGGATGAGGAGAAGCTGCAGGAGCTAGAACACTTCAGTGTCTGGGGTCTGGTGCAGTACCTAATGCATGAGCAGACCAATGAAACCACCCTCAGCATCAGCCTGTTCAGCCCAAAGACCTGCTTCAAGATCAAACCCATCGACCCTGTAGCAATATACACTGTAAAGCCCACACGAA AGTTCGACATTTTCCTATTTGTGACATTCTTGGCTGGAGTGCTGCTGTTCATCTTTGCAGACTCGCTCAGCAG GAGTCAGGTATTCTATTACTCTGCTGGCATGAGCACAGGTATGATTGCCTCCCTCATCATCCTCATCTTCGTCATGGCACGCTTTTTGCCAAAG AAAAGCCCATTTTACGTGGTGATAGTTGGTGGCTGGTCCTTCTCTGTTTACGTCATCCAGCTTGTGTTCAGGAACCTGCAGCTGATTCTGAGAGAGCACTGGCACGTGGCTTTTG GCTATGCTGCAGTGGTTGGGTTTATCAGTTTTGCTGTGTGCTATCGTCATGGCCCTCTTGTGGAGAAGAGGAGTATCAATATCCTGTCCTGGACGCTGCAGTTTTTTGGCCTGCTGCTGATCTACGCTGGGATCCAGGTTCAGCAAGTGGCGTTGGCCACCATCATTGCTACATTCTGCTCTAAGAACCTGGAGTACCCTGTTTCATTGCTCCTTCTTGCGTGGAA TAAAGTCAAGCCAACTCTACGCTGGAAGCCAGAGCCTCGTCGGCTGCTGACTGAAGAAGAGTTCCAGaaacagggggaggaggagacgcAACGTGCCCTGGAGGAGCTGAGAAAGTACTGCAGCAGTCCAGACTTCAGCACCTGGAAGACAGTCTCTCGACTACAGTCCCCAAAAAG GTTTGCAGATTTTGTGGAGGGCTCACCTCACCTGATATCAAATGAGGTTTCTGTGCATGCACAGGAATATGGATCCTTCTTTGAGGATGATTTCTTTGACACGGATGAGGACAATGATGAGGAGAATATGGTGAATGGCTTGAAAAGAGGAGACCTTGGGTGGAATGACAGAGACTTGTGA